From a region of the Neobacillus niacini genome:
- a CDS encoding SIS domain-containing protein — translation MLKFDRDLFLKIVGKEALEKRGEIERAVDEVSAKGFKNIFLIGSGGTIAMMYPFEYILKSNSSLEVHAVIAAELMVMNHRHLSKDSVCIFASVTGTTQETVAAAQFCKDKGATTIGFVAEPDTPLAQTVDHCILAPDEKHSFDTFFVYLQLLTFRFIHNHDEFPQYDQFAEQIANLPEGIVQAMEAFDSHAEQFAIKHKDTDYHMLVGAGNLWGNTYSYAMCILEEMQWIKSKSIHAAEFFHGTLELVEEDTSVILFKGEDETRTLVDRVERFAETITKELFILDTKDYELEGISEEFRKHLAINLNWALTGRISVYLERERNHPLELRRYYRKMAY, via the coding sequence ATGTTAAAGTTTGATCGCGATTTGTTTTTGAAAATTGTTGGGAAGGAAGCTTTGGAGAAGAGAGGGGAAATTGAGAGGGCTGTTGATGAGGTTTCGGCTAAGGGGTTTAAAAATATTTTCTTGATTGGCTCCGGCGGTACGATTGCGATGATGTATCCATTTGAGTACATCTTAAAATCTAATTCTTCTCTCGAGGTTCATGCTGTGATTGCGGCGGAATTAATGGTAATGAATCATCGCCATCTTTCTAAGGATTCTGTATGTATATTTGCCAGCGTAACCGGTACAACTCAGGAAACGGTAGCAGCAGCACAATTCTGTAAGGATAAGGGGGCAACGACCATTGGATTTGTGGCTGAACCAGATACTCCATTGGCGCAAACTGTTGATCACTGCATCCTGGCTCCTGATGAAAAGCACTCATTTGATACCTTCTTTGTATACTTACAGCTGCTGACATTCCGGTTTATCCATAATCATGATGAATTCCCGCAATATGATCAATTTGCAGAACAAATTGCCAATTTACCAGAAGGTATAGTTCAGGCAATGGAAGCATTCGATTCTCATGCTGAACAATTTGCAATTAAGCATAAAGATACGGATTACCACATGCTAGTAGGTGCAGGGAACCTATGGGGGAACACTTACTCCTACGCAATGTGTATTTTAGAGGAAATGCAATGGATTAAATCTAAATCAATTCATGCAGCTGAATTTTTCCACGGTACACTCGAATTAGTGGAAGAAGATACAAGTGTTATTCTTTTTAAGGGGGAAGATGAAACACGCACGTTAGTGGATCGCGTTGAACGATTTGCTGAAACAATTACAAAGGAACTTTTTATTCTGGATACAAAGGATTATGAACTAGAAGGTATTAGCGAGGAGTTTCGAAAGCATCTTGCTATTAACCTGAATTGGGCTTTAACCGGCCGTATCAGCGTGTACCTTGAGCGTGAGCGGAATCATCCGTTAGAACTTAGAAGATATTATCGTAAAATGGCATATTAA
- a CDS encoding SIS domain-containing protein, with protein sequence MLNFDAERFLRIQNGAVGLKDELDQVIDAVFEKGLENVFFVGTGGAAILMFPAEFILKNHSTLPVYTEISSELMLMDHQHLGERSLVILPSLSGTTKETVEVAKFCKEKGATTISLVAHANTPLANLTDYTLVNYAADDTSCESFYIQSYLIAFRLMYKRNEFPEYHQFTEEMKKLPEALLNVKKATEQRAEAFAQKHKDTLYHILSGTGIDWGQTYYYGMCILEEMQWIKTRPVHASDFFHGTLELVENDTSIILLKGEDRSRPLTERVKRFAQHYSNELTVFDTKDYELTGISVELRRFISPIVLATLLERVSCHLETQRNHPLTTRRYYKKVPF encoded by the coding sequence ATGTTAAATTTTGATGCTGAGAGGTTTTTAAGAATACAAAATGGAGCAGTAGGTTTAAAGGATGAGCTTGATCAGGTAATAGATGCTGTGTTCGAAAAAGGCTTGGAAAATGTATTTTTTGTAGGTACAGGCGGGGCGGCGATTCTCATGTTTCCGGCTGAATTTATCTTAAAAAACCACTCCACCTTACCTGTTTATACTGAAATCTCGTCTGAGCTAATGTTAATGGATCACCAGCACCTCGGTGAGCGGTCTTTAGTGATTTTGCCCTCACTATCTGGTACGACAAAAGAAACGGTTGAAGTTGCGAAATTTTGTAAAGAAAAAGGAGCAACAACCATTAGTTTAGTAGCACATGCCAACACTCCTTTAGCTAATTTAACAGATTATACGCTTGTAAACTATGCAGCAGATGATACCTCTTGTGAATCGTTTTATATCCAGTCTTATTTAATCGCGTTTCGATTAATGTATAAGCGGAATGAATTCCCTGAGTATCATCAATTTACTGAAGAAATGAAAAAACTTCCTGAGGCTCTATTAAATGTAAAAAAAGCAACGGAGCAGCGTGCTGAAGCATTTGCCCAAAAACATAAGGATACTCTTTACCACATTCTTTCTGGAACCGGTATTGACTGGGGTCAGACCTATTATTATGGAATGTGTATCTTAGAAGAAATGCAATGGATTAAAACTAGACCAGTACATGCATCAGATTTCTTCCATGGCACGTTAGAATTGGTTGAAAATGATACCAGTATTATTCTATTAAAAGGTGAAGACCGGTCACGCCCGCTTACCGAAAGAGTCAAACGCTTTGCGCAACATTACTCAAATGAATTAACGGTTTTTGATACGAAGGATTATGAACTTACTGGAATTTCTGTAGAGTTAAGACGCTTTATCTCCCCAATCGTACTTGCGACCTTACTAGAAAGAGTAAGTTGTCATTTAGAAACACAACGGAATCATCCACTGACAACCAGAAGGTATTATAAAAAAGTTCCATTCTAG
- a CDS encoding MFS transporter: MGYIFKGSKEYTRASLSLFLGGFVTFSILYTTQPLLPVFAKEFGVSAPLASLTVSLSTGLLAISMLVAAAISDVIGKKKIMVLSMFFTSFLALLTALSPNFNTLLVFRALLGIFIAGVPSIAMAYIGEEFHPKGIGRIMGLYISGTTIGGMAGRILIGVLSDMFTWRIALIAVGGLALIFSVIFLIALPKSQYTAKNKPDLKSVCLAYKIHLNNKQLISLLLLSFLLMGSFVTLYNYIGFLLVEPPYALSQTHVGFIFIVYICGTYSSVYMGKKADEYGYSTILKLSMAIMLAGALISLVPSLIGKIAGISIFTFGFFASHSIASSWVGEHATLNRAQASSLYLLFYYLGSSLIGSFGGYFWIHFHWHGIISLILSLLVIGYPLVLIASQKTGDEGF; the protein is encoded by the coding sequence GTGGGTTACATTTTCAAAGGCTCAAAAGAATATACTCGGGCAAGCCTTTCGCTGTTTTTAGGAGGGTTTGTTACTTTTTCCATTCTTTATACAACTCAGCCATTGCTGCCGGTCTTTGCTAAAGAATTTGGTGTTTCGGCGCCACTGGCTAGTTTAACTGTGTCTTTGTCGACTGGTTTGTTGGCTATTTCTATGCTGGTTGCGGCAGCCATATCAGATGTGATAGGAAAAAAGAAGATTATGGTGCTTTCCATGTTCTTTACTTCTTTTCTTGCATTGCTAACAGCATTAAGTCCGAACTTTAACACACTGCTGGTATTTCGCGCTTTACTGGGAATTTTTATAGCTGGTGTCCCATCGATAGCCATGGCATACATCGGGGAAGAATTTCATCCAAAAGGCATTGGCAGAATCATGGGGCTTTATATTAGTGGAACAACGATAGGAGGGATGGCAGGAAGAATATTAATTGGTGTGTTGTCTGATATGTTTACTTGGAGAATTGCTTTAATAGCTGTAGGGGGATTAGCCCTGATTTTCAGTGTTATATTTTTAATTGCTCTGCCTAAATCTCAATATACGGCAAAAAATAAACCGGACTTAAAATCTGTCTGTCTGGCTTATAAGATACATCTGAATAATAAACAATTAATCTCGTTATTATTGCTATCATTTTTACTAATGGGGAGTTTTGTAACATTATATAACTATATTGGATTCTTGCTGGTAGAGCCTCCCTATGCGTTGAGCCAAACACATGTAGGTTTTATCTTCATCGTTTATATCTGCGGGACTTACAGTTCAGTTTATATGGGGAAAAAGGCAGATGAGTATGGTTATTCCACTATTTTGAAGCTATCAATGGCTATTATGTTGGCAGGCGCGCTTATCTCTCTTGTTCCCTCATTAATTGGGAAAATTGCGGGGATTTCTATTTTTACGTTCGGTTTTTTTGCCAGCCATTCCATAGCGAGTTCCTGGGTTGGTGAACATGCCACCCTAAACAGAGCACAGGCGTCTTCTCTATATCTTCTATTTTACTACCTAGGATCAAGCCTAATTGGTTCCTTCGGGGGCTATTTTTGGATACATTTTCATTGGCATGGAATTATTTCTCTTATTCTATCTTTATTAGTTATTGGATATCCACTAGTTCTAATTGCTTCCCAGAAAACGGGTGATGAGGGTTTTTAG
- a CDS encoding Asp/Glu racemase, which yields MSKNYRVGLIVPSSNTTMETEIPAMLHSRMQIKPEETFTFHSARMRMMHVNPDELKKMDVDSDRCAVELSDARCDVLAYACLVAIMCQGPGYHHISEERLGKVTVSNGGAAPIVSSAGALIEGLETIGAKKVSIITPYMKPLTKTVIEYLKAAGIEVIDSISLEVADNLEVGRLDPENLIGHADRLNIEGADAVVLSACVQMPSLPAIQAVQDRLGIPVLSAGVATVFKILKELNLPTEVPNAGHLLSGKF from the coding sequence ATGAGTAAAAATTATCGAGTAGGTCTTATCGTACCCAGCTCTAACACAACGATGGAAACAGAAATTCCGGCTATGCTTCATTCCAGAATGCAGATTAAACCAGAAGAAACCTTTACATTCCATTCTGCACGTATGCGGATGATGCATGTAAATCCGGATGAATTAAAGAAAATGGATGTAGATAGTGACCGTTGTGCAGTGGAGCTTTCCGATGCACGATGCGATGTGCTGGCTTATGCATGTCTAGTTGCCATTATGTGTCAGGGTCCGGGATATCATCACATTTCTGAAGAACGCTTAGGAAAGGTTACGGTCAGCAATGGTGGTGCAGCTCCAATTGTCAGCAGTGCAGGAGCATTAATTGAGGGCCTTGAAACGATTGGGGCGAAAAAGGTTTCCATTATTACACCATATATGAAGCCATTAACTAAAACGGTCATTGAATATTTAAAAGCTGCTGGCATTGAAGTCATTGATTCCATCAGCCTCGAAGTTGCGGATAACCTAGAAGTTGGCCGCTTGGATCCGGAAAACCTAATAGGCCATGCAGACCGTTTGAATATTGAAGGAGCAGATGCAGTTGTTCTATCAGCATGCGTTCAGATGCCTTCTCTTCCAGCTATTCAGGCTGTTCAAGACCGCTTGGGAATTCCAGTCTTGTCTGCCGGAGTTGCAACAGTTTTTAAAATTCTCAAGGAATTAAACCTTCCAACAGAGGTACCAAATGCAGGACATTTACTATCCGGTAAATTTTAG
- a CDS encoding GntR family transcriptional regulator has translation MREIKKNEPLHSQVYHIVKEMIMEGKYQPGERLVETKVAESLGVSRGTVREAFRMLTKDDLLVQKDNSLFVYDPNAQDILDIYECRKSLESLSAKLAAQNITDEQLDQLECIIKESKEALSNNDTHKHTIFNQQFHDTIAFSSRNKQLINLFEVINAKVLYIRNCILKERTESFSVLVDDHEQIFLALKDRNPEKAVEKMNNHIQRSLKVANSALQKEFDNTGGSL, from the coding sequence ATGAGAGAGATTAAAAAAAACGAACCACTTCATAGCCAGGTTTATCATATAGTAAAAGAAATGATTATGGAGGGAAAATATCAGCCAGGTGAAAGGCTCGTTGAAACAAAAGTAGCAGAAAGTTTAGGAGTTAGCCGAGGAACTGTTCGGGAAGCATTCCGGATGCTTACAAAAGATGATTTACTTGTCCAAAAAGACAATAGCTTATTCGTGTATGACCCAAATGCACAGGATATATTAGATATTTACGAATGCCGAAAAAGCCTAGAATCTCTTTCAGCAAAACTGGCAGCTCAAAACATCACAGATGAGCAATTAGATCAATTAGAATGTATCATAAAAGAATCAAAAGAAGCACTGTCTAATAACGATACTCATAAGCACACTATCTTTAACCAACAGTTTCACGATACGATTGCATTCTCTTCACGAAATAAACAGCTCATTAATTTATTTGAAGTAATTAACGCAAAGGTTCTTTATATCCGCAATTGCATACTGAAGGAACGTACCGAAAGCTTTTCTGTTCTAGTGGATGATCATGAACAAATTTTTCTAGCCTTAAAGGATCGCAATCCTGAAAAAGCTGTAGAAAAAATGAACAACCATATCCAAAGAAGCTTAAAAGTGGCAAATTCAGCATTACAAAAGGAATTTGATAATACCGGTGGTTCTTTATAG
- a CDS encoding tartrate dehydrogenase has product MKKVYKIAVIAGDGIGPEVINEGIKVLNKAAELDGKFEFDLTHFPWGCEYYLEHGIMMPYDGLNQLRSFDAIYLGAVGAPGVPDHISLWDLLLKIRKGFNQYVNLRPITLLEGAPCPLNGLKREQIDMLVIRENSEGEYAGAGDWLYKGQPHEVVLQTGIFSRVGTERIIRYAFVEARKQGRSLTSISKGNALNYSMVFWDQVFEEVAKDYPDVETHSYLVDAAAMFFIKQPWRFEVVVTSNLFGDILTDLGAAIAGGLGLAAGANINPEREYPSMFEPIHGSAPDIAGKGIANPLAAIWSASQMLDFFGHEDWGKRVLYAMEQVMVEGIFLTPDMGGMSNTEQVGAAVTEKVLYNHQSELGTVPNTR; this is encoded by the coding sequence TTGAAAAAAGTATATAAAATTGCAGTTATTGCCGGAGATGGGATCGGACCGGAGGTGATCAACGAGGGAATAAAAGTTTTAAACAAAGCAGCTGAACTGGACGGAAAGTTTGAATTTGACCTTACTCACTTTCCATGGGGCTGTGAGTATTACTTGGAACATGGAATAATGATGCCATATGACGGCTTAAACCAGCTGCGTTCCTTCGATGCCATTTATCTAGGGGCAGTGGGAGCTCCAGGTGTTCCAGATCATATTTCATTATGGGATTTGTTATTAAAGATACGGAAAGGCTTCAATCAGTATGTTAATCTCCGCCCGATTACATTATTAGAAGGCGCTCCATGCCCTCTCAATGGTCTTAAGAGGGAGCAAATTGATATGTTAGTCATTCGTGAAAATAGCGAGGGCGAATATGCTGGTGCAGGAGATTGGCTGTATAAAGGTCAGCCCCATGAAGTGGTTTTGCAAACCGGAATTTTTTCTAGGGTAGGGACGGAACGGATTATACGTTACGCCTTTGTAGAAGCAAGGAAACAGGGCAGATCACTGACAAGCATTAGTAAGGGCAATGCTTTAAATTATTCAATGGTGTTCTGGGATCAAGTGTTTGAAGAAGTGGCAAAAGATTATCCTGATGTGGAAACACATTCCTATCTAGTTGATGCTGCTGCCATGTTCTTTATCAAGCAGCCATGGCGATTTGAAGTAGTGGTCACCTCTAATCTTTTCGGGGATATCCTCACTGATTTAGGGGCAGCGATTGCCGGAGGTTTGGGGCTGGCAGCGGGAGCAAACATTAATCCGGAACGTGAATACCCATCCATGTTCGAACCGATCCATGGATCTGCTCCAGATATCGCCGGGAAGGGGATAGCAAACCCGTTGGCTGCAATTTGGTCGGCAAGCCAAATGTTAGACTTTTTCGGTCATGAGGATTGGGGAAAGCGAGTCCTGTATGCGATGGAACAGGTGATGGTGGAAGGGATTTTTTTGACACCTGATATGGGAGGTATGTCAAATACTGAACAGGTGGGAGCTGCAGTTACTGAAAAAGTTTTGTATAACCATCAGAGTGAATTGGGAACTGTGCCAAATACTAGATAA
- a CDS encoding CaiB/BaiF CoA transferase family protein, whose protein sequence is MGKRALEGLRVLEMGQLIAGPSAARMLAEFGAEVIKVETPEQGDPIRNWRVVENGTSLWWYVQSRNKKSITVNLREAEGQELIRKLVKEIDILIENFRPGTMEKWGLGYEDLKAINPRLIMIRVSGYGQDGPYRDKPGFGSIGEALGGLRYITGYPDRPPTRVGISIGDSLSALYAVNGALMAVYHRDVNGTGEGQVIDVALYESVFSMMESTLPEFDRAGVIRERTGSILPGITPSNTYMCGDGKYVVIGANGDAIFKRLMNAMGQEDVAEDPRFETNSKRSEHAEYLDSLIEDWTKSMPFDEVMTYLDNANVPAGAIYSIEDIVNDPHYHARQMIQEVKVEDLGTTLKMPGIIPKMSETPGTIEWAGPKLGQHTKEVLGDKINLSADEIQKLKEKGII, encoded by the coding sequence ATGGGCAAAAGAGCACTTGAAGGTTTACGAGTGTTGGAGATGGGGCAATTGATAGCGGGACCGTCCGCTGCTAGGATGCTTGCTGAATTCGGGGCAGAAGTTATTAAAGTCGAGACTCCTGAGCAGGGCGACCCTATCCGCAACTGGCGCGTTGTTGAAAACGGAACAAGCCTCTGGTGGTATGTGCAGTCTCGTAATAAAAAATCGATTACGGTCAACCTTCGAGAAGCTGAAGGACAGGAATTGATTCGTAAATTGGTTAAGGAAATCGATATTTTAATAGAAAACTTCCGACCAGGAACGATGGAGAAATGGGGCTTAGGATACGAAGACTTAAAGGCTATCAATCCACGGTTGATTATGATTCGTGTTTCGGGTTATGGGCAGGATGGACCATACCGCGATAAGCCAGGATTTGGTTCTATAGGAGAGGCTTTGGGAGGTCTCCGTTATATTACCGGTTACCCAGATCGTCCGCCAACACGTGTCGGAATTAGTATCGGAGATTCGTTATCCGCGCTTTATGCGGTTAATGGGGCATTAATGGCGGTGTATCATCGCGATGTAAACGGAACGGGTGAAGGTCAAGTAATCGATGTTGCGCTCTATGAATCTGTCTTTAGCATGATGGAGAGCACCCTGCCTGAATTCGACCGGGCTGGAGTGATTCGGGAACGGACAGGCAGTATATTACCGGGTATAACACCTTCGAATACGTACATGTGTGGGGATGGAAAATACGTAGTTATTGGTGCAAACGGCGATGCGATCTTCAAGCGTCTGATGAATGCAATGGGCCAGGAAGATGTAGCTGAGGACCCTCGTTTTGAAACTAACTCAAAACGGTCAGAGCATGCGGAATACCTGGATTCTTTGATTGAAGATTGGACTAAGAGTATGCCCTTTGATGAAGTAATGACATACCTGGATAATGCCAATGTTCCAGCGGGCGCTATTTACTCAATTGAAGACATTGTGAACGACCCGCATTATCACGCTCGTCAAATGATCCAAGAAGTAAAAGTGGAAGATCTGGGAACGACTTTGAAAATGCCGGGCATCATCCCGAAAATGAGCGAGACACCTGGAACGATTGAATGGGCAGGTCCTAAATTAGGACAGCATACTAAAGAAGTGCTAGGAGACAAAATTAATCTTTCCGCTGATGAAATACAGAAACTGAAGGAAAAAGGGATTATCTAG
- a CDS encoding 3-isopropylmalate dehydratase large subunit: MGMTMSEKILAKASGQKSVKAGDIVWVKVDIAMMHDLLGPWLVDGGFRRLGGKLFDKEKVVVVSDHCTPPATVQQADILKFTRDWARAQELPYYYEFQGPCHQVIVEHGHVRPGRLILGTDSHTCMAGGLGAFATGIGSTEMIGVLLTGETWLKVPETIKVVWDGKLPHGVYAKDIVLKTIKDIGHAGATYQTIEFSGTAIEDLSMDERLVLSNMAVEAGAKTGLIEPDQKVVEFIRSKGVTEEIDMISSDKDAVYTRVLHYYASELEPQVACPHEVDNVHPVSAVEGKAVDQVYLGSCTNGRISDLRIAAKILKGKKISKNIRCLVVPASQHIWMQANKEGILDILTDAGCIVNMPSCGACGGFTSGVIGAGEVVMSSSNRNFRGRMGSPKGEVYLGSPAAVAATAIEGKITDPRKYLPKEVMV, encoded by the coding sequence ATGGGAATGACGATGTCAGAAAAAATTCTCGCAAAAGCTTCAGGACAGAAAAGTGTAAAGGCCGGAGATATTGTATGGGTCAAAGTCGATATAGCCATGATGCACGATTTATTAGGACCATGGCTGGTAGACGGGGGCTTTCGCCGATTAGGCGGGAAGTTATTTGATAAAGAAAAGGTTGTAGTTGTATCTGATCATTGCACGCCTCCGGCAACGGTCCAGCAGGCAGATATCCTTAAATTTACGAGGGATTGGGCCCGTGCTCAAGAGCTTCCTTATTATTATGAATTTCAAGGGCCTTGCCACCAAGTCATTGTAGAACATGGACATGTCCGTCCGGGAAGATTGATCCTTGGAACGGATTCTCATACGTGCATGGCAGGAGGATTAGGAGCTTTTGCTACCGGTATTGGTTCCACGGAAATGATCGGAGTCTTATTGACAGGTGAAACTTGGCTAAAGGTTCCAGAAACGATCAAAGTGGTTTGGGATGGTAAGCTACCCCATGGAGTTTACGCAAAAGACATCGTTCTTAAAACCATCAAGGATATTGGGCATGCTGGTGCTACTTATCAAACCATTGAATTTTCGGGAACTGCGATTGAGGACTTGTCCATGGATGAAAGACTGGTTTTATCCAACATGGCCGTAGAAGCCGGCGCAAAAACAGGGTTAATTGAACCTGATCAAAAAGTGGTAGAATTTATAAGGTCAAAGGGTGTAACGGAAGAAATTGATATGATTTCTAGCGATAAAGACGCCGTTTATACACGAGTTTTACATTACTATGCTTCTGAATTAGAACCTCAGGTAGCCTGCCCACATGAAGTAGATAATGTTCATCCAGTAAGCGCCGTAGAAGGAAAAGCAGTGGACCAGGTTTACTTAGGTTCCTGTACAAATGGCCGAATCAGTGATCTACGGATTGCCGCTAAAATCCTGAAGGGGAAGAAGATTTCGAAAAACATCCGATGCCTTGTAGTACCTGCATCCCAGCATATCTGGATGCAAGCGAACAAGGAGGGAATTCTCGATATTTTGACGGATGCAGGATGTATTGTAAACATGCCATCATGTGGTGCATGCGGTGGATTCACCAGTGGAGTAATCGGGGCCGGGGAAGTCGTTATGTCTTCTTCAAATCGGAACTTTAGGGGCCGGATGGGAAGTCCAAAAGGCGAGGTCTATCTTGGGTCGCCTGCAGCAGTGGCTGCAACTGCGATTGAGGGGAAAATTACAGACCCGCGCAAGTATCTGCCGAAGGAGGTAATGGTGTAA
- a CDS encoding 3-isopropylmalate dehydratase has product MSFIIKGRVWKYGDNINTDIISPGQYMSLPVEKQAVHAMEAIDPTFAEKVQPGDILVAGNNFGSGSSRETAQMVLKHHQIGAIVANSFARIFYRNSINVGLPVVEMLDTTVIEEGDDLEINLLEGKIINHTKGAEYKGTKLPEHLIEMVKLGGLEPYLAKKLGIS; this is encoded by the coding sequence ATGTCATTCATCATTAAAGGAAGAGTCTGGAAATATGGGGACAACATCAATACTGACATCATATCTCCAGGGCAATATATGAGTTTACCAGTTGAAAAACAGGCCGTGCATGCTATGGAGGCAATTGATCCAACATTTGCTGAAAAAGTACAACCAGGGGATATTTTGGTTGCCGGAAATAATTTTGGATCAGGTTCGAGCCGGGAAACAGCGCAAATGGTATTGAAGCACCACCAAATCGGAGCGATTGTGGCAAATTCGTTCGCCCGTATTTTTTATCGCAATTCCATTAATGTGGGCCTGCCGGTTGTGGAGATGCTGGATACCACTGTTATAGAAGAAGGCGATGATCTTGAGATTAACCTACTAGAAGGAAAAATCATCAACCATACAAAAGGCGCAGAATACAAAGGAACAAAGCTGCCTGAACATTTAATCGAAATGGTAAAGCTCGGCGGCTTGGAGCCTTATCTTGCGAAAAAACTAGGAATCTCATAA
- a CDS encoding hydroxymethylglutaryl-CoA lyase, with protein sequence MKLPKKVELIEVGPRDGLQNEANFIPTEKKIELINALNKTGIKRMEATSFVHPVYVPQMKDANEVLEGIEQDPSIQYMALIPNEKGYERAVENGVRALSLVVGASDSFNLKNVKITRDESINKFSSVVEKAKEMGNFLRYNIATAFWCPFEGKVDSELVLDMVRQIDRSGVDEIVICDTIGRANPAQVFDLFSRIFKEQPNALITAHFHDTYGLAQANIMAALQADVTRFDTSIGGLGGCPFAPGAAGNVATEDVVFMLNEMGIETGIDLASLLACVEMVKPLTNRELTGHFHKVKVFQNQI encoded by the coding sequence ATGAAACTGCCAAAAAAGGTAGAACTAATAGAAGTAGGGCCTCGAGACGGGCTTCAAAATGAAGCGAATTTTATCCCGACAGAAAAGAAGATTGAACTGATTAATGCCTTAAATAAAACTGGAATTAAACGGATGGAAGCCACTTCATTTGTGCATCCAGTGTACGTTCCGCAAATGAAGGATGCCAATGAAGTGTTAGAAGGCATAGAACAAGATCCATCCATTCAGTACATGGCATTAATACCGAATGAAAAGGGATATGAAAGGGCTGTAGAAAATGGGGTGCGTGCCCTTTCACTCGTAGTTGGGGCTAGTGATAGCTTTAATTTGAAAAATGTCAAAATCACTAGGGACGAATCAATCAATAAGTTTTCTAGTGTCGTAGAAAAGGCAAAGGAGATGGGAAATTTCCTACGCTATAATATTGCCACCGCATTCTGGTGTCCATTTGAGGGAAAAGTGGATTCCGAGCTTGTTTTGGACATGGTCCGTCAAATTGACCGTTCAGGGGTGGATGAAATTGTCATCTGTGATACAATCGGCAGGGCAAATCCCGCTCAGGTTTTTGATTTATTCAGCCGTATTTTCAAGGAACAGCCGAATGCGTTAATCACTGCCCATTTCCACGATACATATGGGTTAGCCCAAGCAAATATTATGGCTGCCCTCCAAGCAGATGTTACACGATTTGACACCTCCATTGGCGGACTTGGAGGATGCCCGTTTGCCCCAGGAGCTGCAGGTAATGTGGCTACTGAAGATGTCGTCTTTATGCTGAATGAAATGGGAATTGAAACGGGAATCGATCTTGCATCACTTCTAGCTTGCGTCGAAATGGTAAAGCCATTAACCAATCGAGAATTAACCGGCCATTTTCATAAAGTAAAGGTTTTTCAAAATCAAATTTAA